A window from Cydia strobilella chromosome 9, ilCydStro3.1, whole genome shotgun sequence encodes these proteins:
- the LOC134744190 gene encoding D-erythrulose reductase-like produces MELTFKGKRILVTGAGQGIGKGIAIELWRAGANIVAVSRTRAHLDKLQGEYPSIDIVELDIADWEKTRTVIDSLGPFDALVNNAAIAICEPFLECSPKDFDKTFDVNVKAVLNVSQIVAKKMIENNIHGSIVNISSQASKAALKDHAIYSASKAALDALTRAMALELGPKGIRVNAVNPTVIMTDMAKVGWSDPAKAAEMKSKIPLGRFGEVAEVVNAVVFLLSDRSSMINGVELPIDGGFLAT; encoded by the exons atggaatTAACCTTTAAGGGAAAAAGAATTTTAGTAACCGGCGCTGGACAAG GTATTGGAAAGGGTATAGCGATAGAATTATGGCGTGCGGGAGCTAACATAGTTGCAGTATCGCGAACTAGAGCTCATTTGGATAAGCTGCAAGGAGAATATCCGTCCATTGACATCGTGGAGTTGGACATCGCCGATTGGGAAAAAACTAGAACGGTTATAGATTCTCTTGGTCCTTTTGATGCTCTGGTTAACAATGCCGCTATTGCTATATGCGAGCCATTCTTAGAATGCTCCCCAAAGGATTTCGACAA GACATTCGATGTAAATGTAAAAGCTGTACTCAATGTTAGCCAAATAGTTGCAAAGAAAATGATTGAAAATAACATCCACGGAAGCATTGTTAATATTTCATCCCAGGCCTCTAAG GCTGCCCTAAAAGATCATGCAATCTACAGTGCCTCAAAAGCTGCTCTAGATGCTCTTACCAGAGCCATGGCCCTGGAACTGGGTCCCAAGGGAATCCGAGTGAATGCAGTCAACCCAACGGTCATCATGACTGACATGGCTAAAGTGGGTTGGTCGGACCCTGCTAAAGCAGCTGAAATGAAATCCAAGATTCCGTTGGGAAG atttggTGAAGTGGCAGAAGTAGTAAATGCAGTAGTGTTTCTCCTAAGTGACAGGTCCAGTATGATAAACGGTGTTGAATTGCCTATTGACGGTGGGTTCTTGGCCACATAA